The Acutalibacter muris genomic sequence CACGCTGACCCCATGCTCCGGGCAGGCGTAGTTCTGGGAGAAGGTGATGTCCTCGCCGTCTATGACGTTCACTATCACCATGCCACCGGTGAGCCCCGAGGCCACCTCGAGGGAGTCCGCGAGGCGGGAGCGTATATCCTCCCGCACCACTAATCGGTCTACCACTATCTCAATGTTGTGCTTTTGGTTCTTGTTGAGCTGTATGGGCTCGCTAAGGTCGTATAACAGGCCGTCGACCCGGGCACGCACGAAGCCGCCGCGTCTTGCCGCGTCGAACTCCTTCACGTGCTCGCCCTTGCGCCCCCGGACCACCGGGGCCAGCACCTGCAATCTGGTCTTCTCCGGCAGGGCCAGCACCTGGTCCACTATCTGGTCTATAGTCTGCTGCTTTATCTCCCGGCCGCAGACGGGGCAGTGGGGTATGCCTATCCTCGCGTACAAAAGCCGCAGGTAGTCGTATATCTCCGTCACCGTCCCAACGGTGGAGCGTGGGTTTTTGGAGGTGGTCTTCTGGTCGATGGAAATGGCCGGGGACAGGCCGTCTATCTTGTCCACGTCCGGCTTTTCCATCTGCCCCAAGAACATCCGGGCGTAAGAGGACAGGCTTTCAACGTACCGCCTCTGGCCCTCGGCATATATGGTGTCGAAGGCCAGTGACGACTTGCCCGAGCCGGAAAGGCCCGTCAGCACCACTAACTTGTCCCGGGGGATGGTCACGTCTATGTTTTTAAGGTTGTGCTCCCGGGCCCCGCGGACTTCTATTTTGTCAAGGCTCATTTTATCTCATCCTTCCCATAAGGAAACTCATGCTCAGCTTTCGATTGGAACTCTTTTAAGAGGCATATCCTGCCGCTTTCGTCAAAATCAATGAGGGACACGCCGTCAAAGTCCGCCTCCCCGTCATAGTCACAGCGGAAATACCACTCCGCCGCCGTCCGGCCCCCCTGGTGCAGGAAGCCCTTTATCCTCCACTCAAGCACCCGGCCCTTTTGGTGCCAGTCCTCAAACCACCGTTTTACCTGCCCTATCCCCCGGTACTCCGGGCCGTAGCATTCGCTGTATATTATCCCCGGGGCGAAGATTTCCGGCAGCCTTTTCGGCGTGTTCTCCACCCAGCACTGGAAGTATTCTCTTATCAGCGCTTCCCTCTGTCCATATTTTTCCTGTTCCATTGCCTATTCCCCTCCAAACCCGTTGAACCATGCCCGTTCCTCAAAAGCCTTCTTCTTCGGCCCCGCGCCCGGCTTACCGGCGGCCCTGCCCACCGGCAGGAAGCATACTATACGGTACTCCTCCGGCACGCCCAATATTTCCGCCAGCTTCAGGTCTATCCTGTCCTCGTCCGTGATATGCCCCTCATACCAGCAGCTCTCATACCCCAGCGCCTTTATGGCCAGCAGCATATTCTCTATCGCCGCCGAGTAGTCCTGCACGCTGTAGCACCGGTCCCTATAGGCGATTATGTCCCGGGCAAGCACCAGTATGGCGGCGGGGGCCGTCTCCGCTATGGGCGGGTCGATAACGCCCTTAAGCCTTGAGAGCAGCTCCGGGTCGTCCACGGCTATAAGGCTGGTCGTCTGCTTATTGCACCCCGAGGGCGCGGCAAGGCCAGCCGCCATTATCCGGCAGAGGTCCTCCCGTGGGACAGGAGCGTTCTCATAGGGGCCCCGGTAGCTCCTCCTTGAAAGTATCAGTTCAAGTATGTCCATGCTTATCTCCTTATATTTTATTTTGGCCGATATCCGCGAGCCTGAGACCTGCGAGCCTCCCCAGCAGCTCAAGCTCCTGTGGGCCGGGATTTACGAACCGCAAAGCGGTGCGGCACACGTCCTCAAACTCCCTGCCGCAGATCATTCTATCAGTACCCCCATGACATGACCCACAGCCCTCGCAGATATTCACATGCTCCCGGCAAAGCTCCTTCTCCCGGTCATCCAGCGGCACGTCCTCAAACCATGGAGAGCCGCTGTCGTCCGTCCAGACCGTCAGCGGGGCGAATCTGGCCTCGGCCCCTGCACCGTTTATGAGCAGATAGAATACCGGCTCATTGAGGTACGATATCCTCCAGTAGTATTGCCCGGCCCAATAGCCGCCGCACCTCTCAAAGGCCGTCCCTTCCGCGCGCAGATAAGCCAGGAGCTTCAGCACACTCTCCTGAGTATCAGCCGGAAGTGTCTCGCGGATAAGGGTTTCCGAGGAAATATACCGCCCGAGAAATTCCTTCTTCGCCCGCGCTGTATGCTCCGCGACAAAATCCCCCTTCTGCCGGGTGTACCCGTCCCGGTCGTGCTCATACTCCCTCCAGAGCCCCAGCTTTAAATGCTCATACTCCTTCGCTATGTCCGGGTGCGCGTTGAGGTAGTCCCTAAAGTACAGCTCGTCGTGGTCGCCAATAAGCCTGAGGTGCAGGTGGAACACCCTCTCCGCAAAGCCGTCGGGGGTGTAGCCCTTGTTGAAGTCCGCCCTGTTTTCGCCCCGGGACATGCAGATATATCCCGCCGCTTTCAGCGCTTCGCCGGCAGTATTCAGCGCCCCCATGTCCGGGGCCTCTATCAAGATATCTACGATGGGCTTGGCCCATATGCCCTTTATGGCCGTACTGCCCACATGGTGCAGCTCATGGCCGGGCGGGAGTATTCCGCGAAGTATCCCCGCCTCCTCCTCATACCACTCTGCCCAGCAGTCCTGATGTTCCGTAAGGAATATGGGGAACAGTTCCCAGAGCTCCTCAATGGTCATTTCACTTAACTTTTTGCCCATTATCTGTTCTCCTTATGCTCAAAGATACTTTCTGCACCGCCATTCCAGCTCCCCGGTGCGCAGCCACTCTCTCAGAGTTGCAAGCCCCTCCTCATTACGCGGGCAAGGCAGCCACAGGTGCAGATAGGGTGAACCAGCGCTCCAGGCTTTTGTCCTCCCACAGCCACTGCCCGGATACAGTCTCGTGCTCCACACGGCTTCTCCCTTTGTCATTGTCCCCTTCTCCTTCTGGGCACCGGCGCGTGTCCCGCGCCCTGTCCTTCAAGCTCCTTTATCTTGTCCCTGAGATACGCCGCGTGCTCGAACTCCAAGAGCTTCGCCGCCGCCTTCATCTCCTTCTTGTACTTCTCTATGAGCTCCTGGCGCTCGGCGGGAGTGTAGTGCTTCTTTTTCTTCTTGCCGTCCTCCTTATGGGTGGAGATCTCAAGTATCTCCGCCACGTCCTTTGTAATGGTCTTGGGCACGATGCCGTGGTCCAGGTTATACTTTTCCTGTATGGCCCGCCTACGCTCGGTCTCGGTTATGGCGTATTCCATAGAGGGGGTGACCTGGTCGGCGTACATTATCACCTGGCCCTCGGCATTCCGGGCGGCGCGGCCGATGGTCTGGATAAGGCTGCGGCCGCTTCTCAGAAAGCCCTCCTTGTCGGCGTCCAGTATGGCGACAAGGGTGACCTCCGGCAGGTCCAGGCCCTCCCTCAGAAGGTTAATGCCCACCAGCACGTCGAACTCGCCCAGGCGAAGGTCGCGTATTATCTCCATGCGCTCCACGGTGTCTATATCGTGGTGCATATATCTCACCTTTATGCCGTAATTCTCAAGATAAGTTGTAAGGTCCTCGGCCATCTTCTTTGTGAGGGTGGTCACAAGCACCCGCTCGTGCTTCTCCACCCGCAGGTTTATCTCCGAGATAAGGTCGTCTATCTGGCCGTCCGTGGGCTTCACCGTCACCTTGGGGTCCAGAAGCCCCGTGGGCCTTATGACCTGCTCCACCACCTGGGCGGATTTGTCCAGTTCCAGGTCACCGGGAGTGGCGCTGACGAAGATGGCCTGGTTTATGTGGGAGTAGAACTCGTCGAAGTTCAGGGGCCTGTTGTCATAGGCCGAGGGCAGCCGGAAACCATAGTCCACCAGCATCTGCTTGCGGGCCCGGTCCCCGCCGTACATACCCCGCACCTGGGGCAGGGTCACGTGGCTCTCGTCCACAAAGAGCAGGTAGTCCTCGGGGAAGTAGTCCAGAAGGGTGAAGGGCGCGCTGCCCGGCTCGCGGCCCGAGAGCACCCGGGAGTAGTTCTCTATCCCCTTGCAGAACCCTATCTCAGAGAGCATCTCTATGTCGTGTCTTGTGCGCTGCTCGATGCGCTGGGCCTCTATCAGCTTGCCCTCGCTCTTGAAGCGGGCCGCCTGTTTCTCCATCTCGTCATAGATATTAGCTATAGCTGTCTCCATCTTTGTGCCCGGCACGATATAGTGGGAGGCCGGGTATATGCCTATATGCTTCAGTTCCCCGGTGACCTCGCCGGTAAGGGGTATGAACTCCCTTATTCGTTCTATCTCGTCCCCGAAGAACTCCACCCGCACGGCCTTCTCGCTGGACTCGGCGGGGAAGATCTCCACCACGTCCCCGCGGACCCGGAACTTGTTGCGGATAAAGTTCACATCATTGCGCTCATACTGGAGTTCCACAAGCTTTCTTAATAGGTCGTCCCGGTTCTTCTCCATCCCAGGGCGCAGGGATATCACCATGGTCCTGTAATCTATTGGGTCCCCAAGGCTGTATATGCAGCTGACCGAGGCCACGATTATCACGTCCCGGCGCTCGGAGAGGGCGCAGGTGGCGCTGTGGCGCAGCTTGTCTATCTCGTCGTTTATGGCGCTGTCCTTCTCTATATAGGTGTCCGTCTGCACGATATACGCCTCGGGCTGGTAGTAGTCATAGTAGGACACAAAGTATTCCACCGCGTTCTCCGGGAAAAACTCCCGGAACTCCGAGCAGAGCTGGGCGGCCAGGGTCTTGTTATGGGCCAGTATCAAAGTGGGGCGGTTGAGCCTTGCTATGACGTTTGCCATTGTAAAGGTCTTGCCCGAGCCGGTGACGCCCAAAAGAGTCTGCTCCTTTATTCCTGAGCTTACCCCCTTTACCAGCCGATCTATGGCCTCCGGCTGGTCGCCTGTGGGCTGAAATTTTGATGAAAGCTTAAAATCCATTGCGTGTCCCTCCCTCTACTCTAAGCCGGCCAGGCCGGTCTTCTCCAACTGGTCCGCCAGCTCTATGGTCCCGGCCAGCTCCATGCGCCGTTCCACCAAGCTGTCCTCTGACATAGTGCGGAGCAGGCCGCTTTCGAAAAATGAGAACTGGTCCCGTTCTGTCAGTATGATGTGGTCCCTTAGCCGGACCTGTATGCACCCAAGGGCCAGCTCCAGTTGTTTGGTAGTCAGTATATCCTGCTTGGAGGGCTGCACGCTTCCGCTGATGTGGTTGTGCGCCAGCAGAAAGCTGTCCGCGTCGTAGTCTATGCACAGCCGCACCAGCCTTCGCACATAAAGGGGCACAGCGCTGACAGCGCCCTCGCAGACGATTCCCTTGTATATGGCCCGCTTGCCGCTGTCCAGCAGGAGGACCCCTACGGCCTCCGTGCGGCGGCCAAGATACATGGGCAGGAACAGCTCCACCGCCGTCTGCTTGTCCGCCACTCTTTTAACGTCGTCTGTCTGTTCCTCAAGGCGGGCCCTGGCCAGCTCCAGCGTAAGGCGGAGATAACGGGCGGCGTTCTCGCCGGCGGCCGCAGCCAGCTCCCCTTCGGGCGCAGAGGCGATGTTTCCGAGACTTCCCCAGGTCCTCCACATGGACTGGGCGGCTTTTTCGGCCTGCTCCGGGGGCATAAGGTATTCCAGGGCCGCACGGAGAAGCTGCCTGCGGCGGACCTCATCTGGGCTGGGCTTTTTCTTTTTTGAAGCCATTAGAATAGGTCTCCTCTCGTAGTCTCTCTATCATAACAAACATATGTTTCTTTGTCAAGTGCCGAAGCATATTACAGACTAAATTATAAACTGAATAAGCGGCTAAAAGCAACCGATATTTTCACCATGAAAAATATCGGTAAAAATTGCATTCTACATCTTTATTTTTCCTGGGACCTATAGTATAATGATCCATACCATGCACCATATATAAAAGGAGTTGTACCTATGAAAACCTCTGGCCCTCTCAAGAATATCCGGCGCGCGCTGGCCCTTCTGCTGTGCTGCCTGCTGATCACCGGCTGCCTTGGCCTGTCCGCTGCCGCCGATGTCGGCGAGGCCCCCGCTGAAACGGCGGAGGAAGGCGGACTGGATAACTTTGCCGAGGATACCGGCGCTGTGGATACTGACGGCGCGGCCCTTGACGCCGGTTCCTCCACTGATGATGCTGATGAGCCGCCGGAGTGCGGCAATGTTTCGGTGATCTTTGACTTCGGCGATTTCGGCACGGTGACCCAAATCGCGGTCCCCGGCATGAAGCCCGAGAGCGTCCCGGATATCCCGGAGGAATATTCCTGGCAGGGCTATGTTGTCACCGGCTGGCTCAATGAGGCCGGAGAATTTGTTGACCCGATGGAGACAGACATTAACGGCGACACCGTGTATAAGGCCCAGCTCCAGCGCAGCGTCAGCGCCCTGATGAACACCGACGAGCATAAGGCGTATATCCACGGTATCACCGACGAGATATTCAACATACAAGGAAACCTGACCAGGGCCGAGGCCGCCACCCTGTTCAGCAACCTGCTGCGCCAAAAGGATTTCGACTATTCGGCGGACTTTACGGACGTTAAACCCACCGAATGGTTTGCGGAGTCCGTGGGGAGGGTGAACGCGTTAGGAATTGCCAGCGGCCGGGAGGACG encodes the following:
- a CDS encoding nuclear transport factor 2 family protein; its protein translation is MEQEKYGQREALIREYFQCWVENTPKRLPEIFAPGIIYSECYGPEYRGIGQVKRWFEDWHQKGRVLEWRIKGFLHQGGRTAAEWYFRCDYDGEADFDGVSLIDFDESGRICLLKEFQSKAEHEFPYGKDEIK
- a CDS encoding nitroreductase family protein codes for the protein MDILELILSRRSYRGPYENAPVPREDLCRIMAAGLAAPSGCNKQTTSLIAVDDPELLSRLKGVIDPPIAETAPAAILVLARDIIAYRDRCYSVQDYSAAIENMLLAIKALGYESCWYEGHITDEDRIDLKLAEILGVPEEYRIVCFLPVGRAAGKPGAGPKKKAFEERAWFNGFGGE
- a CDS encoding GrpB family protein is translated as MGKKLSEMTIEELWELFPIFLTEHQDCWAEWYEEEAGILRGILPPGHELHHVGSTAIKGIWAKPIVDILIEAPDMGALNTAGEALKAAGYICMSRGENRADFNKGYTPDGFAERVFHLHLRLIGDHDELYFRDYLNAHPDIAKEYEHLKLGLWREYEHDRDGYTRQKGDFVAEHTARAKKEFLGRYISSETLIRETLPADTQESVLKLLAYLRAEGTAFERCGGYWAGQYYWRISYLNEPVFYLLINGAGAEARFAPLTVWTDDSGSPWFEDVPLDDREKELCREHVNICEGCGSCHGGTDRMICGREFEDVCRTALRFVNPGPQELELLGRLAGLRLADIGQNKI
- the uvrB gene encoding excinuclease ABC subunit UvrB — translated: MDFKLSSKFQPTGDQPEAIDRLVKGVSSGIKEQTLLGVTGSGKTFTMANVIARLNRPTLILAHNKTLAAQLCSEFREFFPENAVEYFVSYYDYYQPEAYIVQTDTYIEKDSAINDEIDKLRHSATCALSERRDVIIVASVSCIYSLGDPIDYRTMVISLRPGMEKNRDDLLRKLVELQYERNDVNFIRNKFRVRGDVVEIFPAESSEKAVRVEFFGDEIERIREFIPLTGEVTGELKHIGIYPASHYIVPGTKMETAIANIYDEMEKQAARFKSEGKLIEAQRIEQRTRHDIEMLSEIGFCKGIENYSRVLSGREPGSAPFTLLDYFPEDYLLFVDESHVTLPQVRGMYGGDRARKQMLVDYGFRLPSAYDNRPLNFDEFYSHINQAIFVSATPGDLELDKSAQVVEQVIRPTGLLDPKVTVKPTDGQIDDLISEINLRVEKHERVLVTTLTKKMAEDLTTYLENYGIKVRYMHHDIDTVERMEIIRDLRLGEFDVLVGINLLREGLDLPEVTLVAILDADKEGFLRSGRSLIQTIGRAARNAEGQVIMYADQVTPSMEYAITETERRRAIQEKYNLDHGIVPKTITKDVAEILEISTHKEDGKKKKKHYTPAERQELIEKYKKEMKAAAKLLEFEHAAYLRDKIKELEGQGAGHAPVPRRRRGQ
- a CDS encoding JAB domain-containing protein → MASKKKKPSPDEVRRRQLLRAALEYLMPPEQAEKAAQSMWRTWGSLGNIASAPEGELAAAAGENAARYLRLTLELARARLEEQTDDVKRVADKQTAVELFLPMYLGRRTEAVGVLLLDSGKRAIYKGIVCEGAVSAVPLYVRRLVRLCIDYDADSFLLAHNHISGSVQPSKQDILTTKQLELALGCIQVRLRDHIILTERDQFSFFESGLLRTMSEDSLVERRMELAGTIELADQLEKTGLAGLE